The Quercus lobata isolate SW786 chromosome 9, ValleyOak3.0 Primary Assembly, whole genome shotgun sequence region GTTAAGAGTcatcggaaaaaaaaaaaaaggagtttttttttttcttctaaggaATAAGAGGAGAATATATATTAAGAGTAAgacaaatttaaaagtttacTTAAGAATGGATCACCCCTCAAATAAGATCGGCAGAATCCTCCAACCAAACTTTGCTTGTGCTAGAATTACGAATAAAAATCCTTTGTtccattttttgtatttcattttacactccaccaatcacaatttgtcacatattattttttgttttcttataaaataaccaaagtttttttttttttaaatcacacaTGGAAACTTGTAATTGGCATGGCATAAAGTAGAGCACAAAAGGAGGAGAAAGcattttgtatcaaatgatatTATGTCAGAGGTATTAAAATCCAATAAGTGTAAGATGTGTTAGCAAAAAATAACTACCCTACTAACAAATGAAAGAAATGTGTTAGTGGGTAGTTatttttatacacatgtttctcaTTTATTGGGTTtcaaattttgatataaatgaCGTAGTATCATTtaatacaaaatactttttccaAAAGGAGGGATAAGAGATTTCTATTTCTAAAATTACAAGCCTATAATCTACAAGATGCAATATTAGCATCGTGTTTAACAGTACTGAACCTGAACCTACTGCTTTGAAAATGACGCAATAAGCTCTTCATCTCTTCTAGTAAATGACCAACAATTAAGGGTCCTATTAGTTAATAATAATtcggattctcaaaaaaaaaaaaaaaaaaaaaaaaagaaacctaaaaaatCGTTGTACAACATGTCAACATGTGTTAAAGTAGTCTACTTAATTTCGCCTTTAAATTCATAGACTaagattgttattttttttttaaccatacattaattaattaattttttgagaaaaaccaTACATTAAAATTAGGAAGGTacaattctttttgaaaataaggAAGGTGCAATTCTACCTTTTAGAAATTCATGacaaagggaaaaaggaaaacaacctaaaaaagaaaagaaaaaaaaaatgaagagatgaaattacaacattatttttaaagtGATGACAAAAAATATAGCCTCTTGTTTTAGTTAGTAATCAAGAGATGAAAAATTGGTTGATTACATCCAAAAAgatgaattcaaattatatatataataatcacACAATCAcattatgttttcaaaatataagatCTAATTAAAGACAATATATTAGCATGTTAAATGAAAGTTTgtatgttatattttattatcaaagTACGTAGGCAATTACATATCtgttggatgattttttttttttttttaagaacaattttttttactgaaattgtGTTAATATACCAACTAAATATTGTTTGCTGAAATAAAATTCTAGCTTTGTCATTGTTCTTACCGTTCCTCTCGTCAATGCATGAAACAAATCCTTATAAAGCCACATCCTGCTGCACTTTCCAGGCTCTTCACGAGATTCTCGATGAACAATTTCTCTACCCATATCTTGTAGTAGATCATGCATCCACAACTTCTTTCCTTCTATGGTCAAGAGAGATTTATTCACTAGAACACTCACACCAATTCTCGCATCAAAACCACAGTTCTCTAATATTTCTATTACTCGATCTTTCATCTCACCTCtaaagaaacatgcaatatccAAGAATATCTCCTTCCACATTTCCTCAAGTCCATCATAACTTACTTTAAGTACATCGAATATTTCtcttttaggaatttttttaaagttgtcCAACGCACTTTGCCATTCATCCATTGTTCTTCCAACCAAAAAGGAACCCAAAGTAACAAGGGCTAATGGAAGGCCTTTAGCATAGTACACAACATCCTGGGAGAGCTTCATATAACCTTCTTTGGGATGCTCATTTTTGAAggctttcaaacaaaaaagttttaaagcATCATCAATGTTTAGTGCATTAGGcttatatatttcatgcactcCATGCTGAACCAACAAATGTTCATCTCTAGTTGTTATTATGATCCAACTTCCCAATCCAAACCAACTATGCTCTCCAGCTAAGTTTTGTAACTGGTCCAATTGGTCAACATCATCTAGAACAACTagaacttttttataaaaaagccTATTCTTGATCATGTCAACTCCTCGATAAACATTCCttatctttatatttctttCCTCCAAAATTTCTTCAAGAAGTTGTTGTTGTAATAGATGCAAATCACCTTTTTTCGATACTTCTCTAACATTAGCAACAAAGCTAGAACCTTCAAAATGATTATGGAACATATCATAAATAACTCTAGCAAGAGTTGTCTTTCCCAAACCCCCCAGGCCACAAATCCCAATCATGCAAAAATTGTTCCCAAGACCTAAATACATATTGATCAATTTCTCCACTGAAGAATTTATTCCAACCAAGCCATTAGTAATGCATGAGAAACTTGAACTCAATTTATGTAATATCACTTCCACAATATGTTGGATAAATATTGACTCCTGCCTATGGAAAAGATAGaataataattatgtaattGTCCAAACCAAACTTAAACCCTTAGGGATGGAACAAAAATACTAGGCAATAATACTCCTTGGTCAAACAAATATGAAGTCATTAGCTCAAGCAATGTGGATAGAACTACCCATATAAGAATTGTAAGATGATATCAGATATAAATAGTTTTTGTTATATTGAATTGAAAGAGACTCATCGAATTTCGTTAATAACTTGTAGACAATTGTTGTACGGTTGTTCCTTCCTAAGACATGTGTGCCTTCCTATTCAtagaaccaaaaagaaaaatgaaaaagcataaaagagggagagaaacagGGGATACCAGTAACTGCAAAAACAGGGCAAAAGCAAGTATTTACCATTGGTTAGGTTAGCAATGATATTAGCCCTttaccaaaaccaaaaaaaaaaaaaaaaaaaaagaattcagaAACTCCTCCAATTAATTTTACAACAtactcatttgaaattttgctgttgattaaatttttactctctctctctctctctctttctctctctctctctctcataggaTTGGATATTGGAgttggaggaagaagaaaaggggAAAGGAAATTGGTGGATAAATTTGACGgtaaacaacaaaatttattaatttggaGAGAACTTTAACCGTTTCATTTTAGTCCAAATTTTAGGGgtaaagtttcaacctatgacatctGTTTCTAATGATTGTGCTCTTTActatcagaccaagacatcaatcggtttttcatgtaggcagggattgaatcacagatctcttattcaactatcagagtttttaccagttgagttaattgAAACTAACAAACATTCATTCTCCCTTGTGTAAgtgttttgtttcttaaaaaaataataatgcaaaacaaacaatcaaactttCAGGGATTATAATGTGAAATAGCCAAACCACAAggggtaaattgtaatttatccaaaaaatataataaagataaTAAACAATGCAAAcagatttataatttatataaagttATGTTCTTGAATAGTGTAGTTCCTTTTAATTGCAAGGGTCTCAAATGAAATTATATGAAGAAACTCTAACTTTTACTttaaagagagacagagagagtatGGCCGGCCCAAAACAGTTTAAGGCTTAAGGGttaatgtgaaaattttaaagggGCCTTTTTATATCAATacatcacttaaataatatttattttattttttatttcaaatctaattcttactttttaatatgattAATTCCCCCATAATGAGCTaatgatattataaattttactatatagattttacaaactaatgatgtgtcatcaaaatttttttttttaaagttattcaaacattcatttattatattatttaagtggCACCAATCATATTCCTACCATATCAATTTGCAAGTTTTTTGTCATACAATTTGAAGCAGCTTTAGCATTTTTAATTCACATAATGATGAGTTGGTTGTATAtctattaattcttttttttttttttttggtggagaaaatattaaagttactacagattttattaaaaaaaacttacaaactgatGTAGCAATGAGGTGATACTTCCACaaaagaataattaatataCAATTTATAAGACCTATCtagtaaaacttgtaataaactggcataattctaaaattttgagCCTTCTTaagagtggaaaaaaaaaagtacatatagCTCTGCAtatatttcttgaataaaaaacaacaacaacaacaacaacaacaaacaaaataaaaccttaCTGCCCTATATTTTGGGCCTTTCTATGTTAGGGGGCATGAAAGACAAAGAGACTGGGAAAATATAAGCACCTCCTACACGGAATCCTAGAATATAACAACATAATTTTTACTAGTATATGTAACATCTCAATCCATGCATATTATTATACATTCCAATGGCTATTTATATGCTTCATGGttttcatatattaatattgTAATAGTTATTTATATACTTCATGGTATGTGAAAATATCGTTtacatattcataaaaaataaatttctcatGGAAATTACCTATCTTGTAAATGCCAACCAGAGAGATTGGCCACTTCTCTCAAAGCAGCCCTCCATGTTTCCACCACCTCCATCTTCTCTTTAAAACATTCTTCATGTTCTTTAAAAGCTTGTCCAAAAGATCCTATTTGTTTCCGTACATCAGATGGATCCACATCATAGAAAATTGGCAAAATTGTCAATCCtctatttttcatgcatttaacGATCTCTGCAAGTTCTTTTAAGCACCATGTCGAAGATGCATAGTTTCTTGAGAAAATGACGATAGCAAATCTCgattcttctattgctttcCAGAGCTCTAGTGAAATAGGTTGTCCTCTATCAAGTTCTTCATCGTCCCTAAAGGTCAAAATACCCTTCCGTTGCAAAGCAGCATATAGATGATCTGTAAAATTTCTACGGGTGTCCAAACCTCTAAAGCTAAGAAACACCTCGTATTTCCTCTTAggtgttgaagaagaagaagatggtgcTCCTTGAGTGctcatgaaaattttaaactataatatagatagaaaaagaaaaaagttcatTCAATTAAAACTGAAGAGGAGGAAAgtaaattaaagaagaaaaatacaatttgatgtgaatttttcattttgaggaCAAActgaaaggaaaataataaaagtgatgAATATGTGACTTACAGATTTGGAAATCGATTAGTGATTGTAAAGCTCGGAATCCTCTTGAAACAAAGCCGGATCCAATTCTTTTTAGATGTAGGAATGGAATCTGTGCTTTCTTTCTCCGTGTGTTTGTGTTCATAACTTCGTTATCCTCT contains the following coding sequences:
- the LOC115960022 gene encoding TMV resistance protein N-like isoform X2 → MSTQGAPSSSSSTPKRKYEVFLSFRGLDTRRNFTDHLYAALQRKGILTFRDDEELDRGQPISLELWKAIEESRFAIVIFSRNYASSTWCLKELAEIVKCMKNRGLTILPIFYDVDPSDVRKQIGSFGQAFKEHEECFKEKMEVVETWRAALREVANLSGWHLQDRQESIFIQHIVEVILHKLSSSFSCITNGLVGINSSVEKLINMYLGLGNNFCMIGICGLGGLGKTTLARVIYDMFHNHFEGSSFVANVREVSKKGDLHLLQQQLLEEILEERNIKIRNVYRGVDMIKNRLFYKKVLVVLDDVDQLDQLQNLAGEHSWFGLGSWIIITTRDEHLLVQHGVHEIYKPNALNIDDALKLFCLKAFKNEHPKEGYMKLSQDVVYYAKGLPLALVTLGSFLVGRTMDEWQSALDNFKKIPKREIFDVLKVSYDGLEEMWKEIFLDIACFFRGEMKDRVIEILENCGFDARIGVSVLVNKSLLTIEGKKLWMHDLLQDMGREIVHRESREEPGKCSRMWLYKDLFHALTRGTNLDKLKCIDLRHSENLIQTPNFKGVPILEKLYLSWCSNLVEIHPSLGKLKRLFILELEHCHSLISLPRMTTKMESLTTLRLCGCSKFRKVPEFEGILKSLSELDLSGTAIEKLPSSIECLTALTVLDLRNCENIERLPNNMDGLRSLEKLVLSGCSQIVELPENLWKINCLKELDLSRIGLRWPIEKMFSNGRLSSLKYLTLSYTECVTLPASISQLLKLETLDLCYCKQLQSLPELPPTVRYINAKACYSLESSTALLKMSTSLQPRSLFGCQYDVSKGEVAFTLLNHYLQGLLCQKTGFETNTKSKEGVSRTEFQLIIPGSKIPQWLKHRSVTNSVSIVPPPNWCNSRWMGFALCACLYASYSPIIANAEEHGRTSGLRARVIALGDMPHCHCATEIFFGMELGADHICLLYLSRDDWFATGWNGECNQIEIVFETTNPSWVTQKCGVSLVYEEDVEEFNQSIAQCSNSRVNTNEGSVGNKLKFS